Part of the Notamacropus eugenii isolate mMacEug1 chromosome 5, mMacEug1.pri_v2, whole genome shotgun sequence genome is shown below.
ttacatGTTCTCATTTGATAATCACATTCATTTACTTGGGTTCGGTCATCACACCTATATAGATGACTTGCAAATTTTTATTATAGACACATTCCCTCTCTTGCCTACTACATATGATATCCTACTAGCACTTCAAATTcaatatgtaatatgtaaaaaGCTGAATTTATCATCTCCCCCTCAATACCTGTCTCATATCATCTCTTTCTGTTGAAGACACTACTATCTCTCTAAGCATTCAAGCTGGAACTTTCagactcaactttttttttctctttcttattcatGCCAAATCAGTTTAATAGGTCCTGCCAACTCTACTACCACCACAGTagatttttcatctcttctttcctctccatacCCTTGCAATCATCCTATTTTAAGTCCTTATTATCTCTCTCTAAAACTACtgaaatttccttctctctagttattctacttctttcctcttcccttttcaatATATCATTTCCTAAGTTGCCGAAATAATTTCCCTAGGACAAGTTATGATGACTTCATTTATCTGCTCTGAAATCTTAACTTCATTAGCTCCCTATAGTCTACCAAATACACATTCTTTCATTGGACCTTCAAGCATCTCTACCATTGCCTGAATAgactttcttctttaaaaaacaaaaaatatataatgttatttattttgttatatatctTCTAATCCaataaaaaggaatttagtaTTCATTAAAAAGTTTTGAATTACAACTTCTCTCCATCCATTACTTCCttaccccttgagaaggcaatcaatatgATGTCACCCATATAGTTTCTAACTTAATTTGGTTCTGCACAAGCACTTTACGTTTTGACTAAACTCATCTATTCAATGTTCTTTATATTGtcccaccctttccctcctccctattCATGTAGACTACCCTTTCCTTTATGAAACTCCCTCCCTCCACATCTCCACATACTCATTAAACCTTTCATCCCCAACTTGCAAGTGATCTCTCGCTGCTCAGATTTCTCAGAGAGCTTTGTCAGACCATCCTTACTATCAATCTCATTTGGCCATACTGTATTTATCTGTAAATATGTCTTAACAGCTTTACTAGATTACAGATTCCATGAAGGTAGGAATTATGTGTTTTTCacgagataaaatatgtaaagtattGTGTATATCttaatatattatatagttaTAGGCTATTATTATTTGTAAGCAACACAACTATGCTTTCCTTAAAAGAATCCTGTGAATTGGATGGAAAAAAggtaatttccatttttcagataagacattAAGGTTGTTTGAGGTTAAATACATTTCATATGATCATGCTAATTGGTGTCTGAGTTAAGGTTAAAGCCCAATTCTTTTGACTCCAAGGGTACATACACACCTTTTATCTTAGTATGTTCAGTTCTTCCTAGTTGTGATGCTTTGTACATTGTATGGGTTTATTAAATAATGAAGTAGCAGTACCTAGCAATAACAACAATTAGCAATAATGATTAGCAGCACCTAGGCCAAGCCCTAAGTAGAATTAATATAACATGCAGAAAATTGTAATTCATAGTACAGTGGCAAATATCAGCTTGATTgaatattttgttaatttatcTCTTCCCGTTTTTGGTTCTGATGAGCAAAACTACAGACCCTGTAAAAAGAAGGTTACTCACTCGGTCATTTTTGATACCATCACCCAAGAAATATGGGGTGTTTTCTTCTTCATATTATATCCTTTAGTCTCTTCCACAGTTTTCATGCTTGGCAAGCCATAAATGCATCCTACTCAGTAAGTCATTGAATGGGCTCAAATCTTACATGGCGGGAACAAACCAGAAAGTACAATATGAATCTTAAATGACTGAGATATATAATGTTAGGTTTCTCAGGCTAAGACTATGGAGAGTTCTGTGAGTTATGGCTTAGTTGTGTGTACATCCGTTTAcctttttcattatatttgccAGTTTCTACATGGTAATACCACCTACTCTCAACCCTAAAGTCTACAGAATAAACTCAGAACAGATAAGGACAatagaattttttgttttctacAAAGGCATCAGTGATATAGGCCCAGGGTCAGGATAAAAGCTGGAACAACTTAATGGTGTTTTGCAAAGACTAAACTTGTGGTTGATGgtccagaagaaataatttaatatttaaggGTTTGTATGCAGTTATATATAGCACATCTGTGGAATCCAGTTTTTTCCAGCTTTACAGATAAATATGAATTCTCAGTTCCACTTAGATCCTTTCTTTTATAGTTGGTTCAAATCTCAGACCTGCTTCATATCatgtatatgaccttgggcaagtcatttcacttttctgtggttcaattttctcctctgtgaaatgaaggagtgAGACTAGTTGATGTCTAAAGTTTCTTGCAGCTTTCAATATAGGATCCTATGATCCCACCCAAACACCTACCTTGAATTCATTGTTAAGTTCTTCCATTTCTGATGTGATGTTATGGCTAATGATACAAAGTAATCTTCAAAAGAGCAACTTTATCTACACATAATGAAAGGGATTTAAGGACATTGTCTATTAACTTGGTCTTACCTatcacaaaatattttccattataGTCTGCAAAATCAAGGTGAATGCTAAGAGGAAACCCTGTGGATGAATTTTGTACATTCAATCAAGAAAGCTTATTCAGGGAAGCATTGACTGATTGGACAGATGGAATagatataatttaaaagaaagagaatatttggGAAGGGAATACTCATGGAAGATGCTTGGATATGGAAATTGCTCAGTACATGCTAATGATCACTCATCAATTTGTCCTTAGCACTCAAGAGTCACCTGATCCCAGATAACAATGGTCCCCTTCAACATGAGCAGTTTCAATGCAGCCCCCTTCACCCTGATGGGCATTCCAGGGCTGGAAGAATACCACATCTGGATTAGTGTTCCTTTCTGTACTGTCTACCTGGTAGCCATTGCAGGTAACTCCATCGTGCTGTACCTCATCATCACAGAGCATAGCCTGCATGCACCCATGTTCTACTTTCTTGCTATGTTAGCAGTCACTGATCTTATCTTATCTACCACATGTGTCCCCAAAACCCTCAGCATATTCTGGCTTGGTCCTCAGGAAATTGCCTTCTCCAGCTGCCtcactcagttgtttttcctgcATTATAGCTTTGTCCTAGACTCTGCCATTTTGTTGGCAATGGCATTTGACCGCTATGTGGCCATCTGCTCCCCTCTGAGATATACAACCATCTTGACGCCTCAAGTCATTGTCAAGATTATGGTGGGCATCTCCATCAGGAGCTTCTGTGTTTTTGTCCCATGTGTTTTGCTGGTAAAGCGGCTGCCTTTCTGCCAGACACATCTTATCCGCCACACATATTGTGAGCACATCGGTGTGGCCCGGCTTTCTTGTGCCGACATCTCCATTAATATCTGGTATGGTTTTGCTGTGCCAATAATGACTGTGATTTCAGATGTGGTCCTTATTGTCGTTTCCTACACACTCATTCTCAAAGCTGTCTTTCATCTCCCATCTCGTGAAGCTCGTCAGAAGGCTCTAGGCACCTGTGGTTCCCATGTCTGTGTTATCCTCATGTTCTACATACCAGCCTTCTTCTCTATCCTTGCCCACCGTTTTGGGCACAATGTACCTCTCACCTTCCACATTATGTTTGCAAACCTCTATGTGGTCCTCCCACCTGCCCTCAACCCAATTGTTTATggagtgaaaacaaaacaaataaggGACAAGGTCTTCGTCTTGTTCTCTAGGAAGAGCACCAAGTAAcatggaaggaaggacagaataaAAGTTGAGGGAAGTTGATGTGTTAGAGCCAAAGACTCAGTTAGTGACTGGTGACTACAGAAGGCATGCTTCCATTCTTCAAGAATCTATATTTTCATTGCTGTGGTTACTCTGTCCACTCTTGCAGGTCACAACTCCTTGGTAACTTAGTAAAGGGTCTTTAACAGTGAGTGTGGCTGACAGATTCATTGCCCTGCAATAAACCTCAATACAATAGTATACAATAATATACCTCTCCTAGAGGTTGCGATACTAGTAATGAAGAAGTAGATGTAGGGAGCACATGTGGCCAAGAAaaaaacacatgcacatatacacatatatatgtgtgtgtatgtacatctatgcatttttgtatatataatatatgtgtatatattatatatgtacatatatatgtacatacatgtttgCATGTCTTTAAATTGACAAATGACATGGtctttcctgaatttaaatcttctCAACCTCTCTATAGCATTTGACTTATAGAGAGGATAGGACATGGAATCAGAAGGCAGCAGAACCTGTCTTGAAaactcatctcagacacttactagctttcaTGAACCTAGCAAGAcacttgcctccatttcctcatctattaaatgagaatATTGGACTTGAGAGACTCTGTGACTCCTTCTAAAACCATAATTCTATGACTCTGGAATCcattttttacaaaaattatttagtCCCTGGGTTAGGGGATTTGGGTTTTTGGGGGGCTACTGTTTCATTCCACCAAATCATTCACTAGACCATCAGAGTCTAGGCAGCATGGACATTTGCCATCTACCATGACTCTATTATCTCTACCCACCAAAAATAACAACTATACGAACCTATCCATCAAACCAGGGcagttaaaacaataattaagttAATGTCAAAGGTTACTTGGGTTGGCTTCACCCATTCTCTTGGATATCCTCTGGAAATGTTCTGTGGTGTGACTCCTTTCCTGATGAAGTCCAATGAGAGACAATGCTGTAAGGGGAGAGGCTTTAGGGAAGCTTCTTGACGTCACAGACAGAcagctgggcccagagtcagaaagacctgagttcaaatccaatctgagATACTTatcagttgtatgaccctggctaagtcatgtatcctctgtttgcctcagtttccttatgtacgaaataaggataataatagtgcatacctcccagggttcttgcatggatcaaatgagatgataattgtcaAGTATTTAGTACAGTATCTGGTACACTCTAAGTACTGTTATTCTGAAGACTTTTTCTTCTATAAAGCCCTTTGAAAGGGCCTTAGTCCTTGATCTAAtcatatcttttctcttttagatGAAGGACGTAGAGTCTCAACTTCTGTGAGCTTTTCTATTCAGGGAAGAGAGGGGGTCTGAGACTCCCACAAGTGAGTTTTGTAGCCAGTTTAGAATCCGTACCCAAAGGAGCAAAAAATGACTTTCAGTAATGATCTTTGGGAACCAGCCCAATTATGGTTGAAACAAAGACTCACCTGGTAGTATTTGGTGGGACCAACGTTATATACGAACTATGCTAAGGTGAAGTTCACTCTCTCTAGTGAAACAGGGAAGAACATGTTCCTAATAAGTTGGGAAACTGCACATTTGTTATTTTGatactttcaaaataaatatccctttgtaaaagctcatTAAGTGCttcaatgaaatttaaaaatgtaaattagtcACTGGCACCTAACATATAGGAAACATATATACTTGAAGCTTCaactgatagaaaaaaaatgtactccAACCTCTTAGGGTCTTCTAGAACTGAACTGGACAAATGAATAGACCTTTGTCTGGTAGGATGGACCAAAGCATACTTGCTAtacatatgtttttaaaatatttggcataaaaaatgacagaaaagaagcGCCTTTATTAAAAGTGTATTTAAAGAATGAAGATAGCTTCTTCACTTCACAATATTACTGCTGTCTTCTGCCATTTAGAAGTCCTCAGCTATGTCATGTCACTATTCTTTCTGGGGCTGTTACTGATTTCTGTTGCCATCTGCTCGTTTTCATCTGTGATGTAGTTTCTTTGTAGAGGCAAGTGTTTAGctttttgtctatctatctatcaatcttttATGGCATAATACAGTCATCTCAGGATCTTGGTGTCAGATATTTAGGGTTGTAATGCATTGAGAGGCCAGAGAAGGGTTGAAATCAAACTAGCACAAGACAAATCAAGAACACTCCCATTTACCAATATTTAAAGACACAACACTTCCTTAACTAATGAGTTGTTATAGTTTATCATAGACATCAGATAGAAAATCTAAGTCATCAAGGGGATCATTATTCTCTTTCCTAAACCATTTGCTTAATGTATTTGTAAGAAGTCAGTAACCTAAAGAAGACTTTTTGTCTTTGACAGTTAATTCTCTGAATATCTTAGTTTTTATTCTCTATTCTAGCACAGatttttcccttctatctctctctccctctctttctttctctctgtctctctctctctctgtgtctctctctccccctcccccaacccctcagTTTCACTGAGAAACTCAAAAGTTTCAATTCAAGTGGTACTAACCTTAGAGAGGCAGCTACAGATGAATGCTGCAATTGCCCATGGTCTCAACCATGAGCTCCCACAAGGAAAGAAATTATGTGCAAAAGTGATAGGAGTTCTTGAAGCCCAGGCTTCAGAAGGGATGGAAAGAGTTTCTGAAACTTCCTTTTGGAAGACTGGTCATAGACACTGTATTGAAGTGTCACTTAGCCAAAACGAGAGGGTTGTACAAAAGGATATGTAGTCCCTCACAACTCTTTGTATAATTCTGTGACTTGAAGAAGGTTTGGACTAATTAGAGTAGGGCAATTTGGGTCTTAAGGTGACTGAGTGCTATGTGATAAGATctttcaaaataattgaaaatgattAGCTTGGTGAAGACTTAAGGGTAGGAGTAAGGAACTGAAAACtgtcctcaagtatttgaagaacttcCATATGGAGGGAAGAtaagatttgttctgcttggtttcACAGGGCAGAACTGGATAGCATTTGCTTGGAGGTGAAAAAAAAGTAAGAGTAAAGCAAGCAACTTCACAACGTTCAGATCTGTCCAAACATTGAGTGTAGTGCCTCAAAGGAGAGTTACTGGAGGTCTTCTATAGAAGGTTGGATCATTCTTTATTCATGGATATCACAGAGGAGTGATATGAGTGATTTTGCTTCAGGTGGGGCTATGACTAGATGCCTAATGATGATTCTTCTcattctaagattctataattctaggATATCTGGGGTAGTCAGGGGGAGAAGTTTGCTTGATGAAAGAGATCAGACTTGAAATTAATCCTGAACCAATAGTCAGACTTAGCAAATTCAGAAGGGTAGAGAAAGCTATTCCAGTTTTGGAAAATAGTGTgaggaaagacatagaaaaaggaatgtctgggggagagagagagagagagagagagagagagagagagagagagagagagagagagagagagagagagagagagagagagagagagagagagagagagagagagagagagagagacagagagagagagagagagagagagagagaggtcatgTTGTACTAGATGGTAAATAGAGAGGGTGATGTGTAAATGAGTCCACAAA
Proteins encoded:
- the LOC140508713 gene encoding olfactory receptor 52H1-like, which codes for MVPFNMSSFNAAPFTLMGIPGLEEYHIWISVPFCTVYLVAIAGNSIVLYLIITEHSLHAPMFYFLAMLAVTDLILSTTCVPKTLSIFWLGPQEIAFSSCLTQLFFLHYSFVLDSAILLAMAFDRYVAICSPLRYTTILTPQVIVKIMVGISIRSFCVFVPCVLLVKRLPFCQTHLIRHTYCEHIGVARLSCADISINIWYGFAVPIMTVISDVVLIVVSYTLILKAVFHLPSREARQKALGTCGSHVCVILMFYIPAFFSILAHRFGHNVPLTFHIMFANLYVVLPPALNPIVYGVKTKQIRDKVFVLFSRKSTK